ATTGCCTTTTCTATATCATTAAACTCTTCATACAGGCCGCCAAACCCTAAATATACATCTGCGTTTTTAGGATCCAATTCTAACGCTTTTTCAAATTGTATTTTGGACATAATCGTGTCCTGTCTCAGGTTAAGGTATGCAAACCCCAGTGATGCATGCCCACCAGCGTCCATTGGATTTAACTCCACCGCCTTTGTAAATTCGTCTATTGCTTTTTCATTATTCATTTGAAGGTAAAGTCTTGCAAGTTCAAAATGATACAAGAAAAACTCAGGGCAACGCTTTATCGCAGCATTATACTCATTAATTGCCTCGTTAACAAACTGGGTTGGATCCGGAGCAGACGGAATAAGCATCTCAAAATTAAAATGCGCAAGGTCATAGTGGTATTCAGCAGTAAGCGGGTCCAAAGCAATAGATGATTTATATTGGTTAATTGTTTCCTGCCAGGATATTTTTCCTGTGCTCGCCTTTGCGTTAGAATTTCCCCGTGCGGCAATAAACGGAAAAAGAAAAAGCAAAAACAAAACAACAGTTACTATCACTAAAGCGGTAACTTTTTTACCATCATTTGATTTTACTTTATACGATTTTACTTCTCTAAGATTCTTTTGTTTGTTTACCTTTGCCAGTATTGGGCACTTAAAAACAAAATATTCTTTTTTTCCTTGAGAAACAAGCAGCCCAAATCCAAAGAAAAAGAGAAGCGACATAAACATCAAGGACCAATCAAAATCCACAAATGCATGCAACAAAATCCCAGCTAACCCCGCATACAGCCCAACAAGCAAAATATTATAATTGCGTTTCAAAACAAGAAATCCTTTTTTGAACAAACTGAAAAGCATATAAACAAAAGCGACAGCTCCTGCAATCCCTAATTCATCCAACACCTGAAAGAAAATGCTGTGAGGAAATTTGGAAAAGAAATAAATTGAGCGGTATTTTGCATACACATATTGATATGTCCCGTTGCCCGTGCCAAAAACCGGGTAGTCCTTTAAAATGTTCAAACTATCTTTTACCATCGTTTCTCTTGCGCCAAGAGACAGATTTTGTGCTCCACCAAGAAAAGCAAAAAGCTCTTTTAACCTGTTAATAACACTCTGAAGCAGAGGCAAAATCAGATCTTTCTTAAAAATAGCGAAAACAGCAAACACTCCTATCAGTACAACCAGGTACATCAGACCCTGTTTTCTATCCTTGCCTTTAGCGAGAATAAAGTAAAGAACCAGTACGGCAAAAAATGCAATAATGCCACCACGCGACCCCGTAAG
The nucleotide sequence above comes from Caldisericota bacterium. Encoded proteins:
- a CDS encoding tetratricopeptide repeat protein, whose translation is MKKKKMREVSKRKVNLKFLLIIFTLVPVFFSGLFQGGYFTWEAYGTFLLSLPAIFLFFYLKIVNKENIVKSGADRGLFIFLAVAFLSLFFTVYFHATLTEFYKVLIYVVLFYIILNSVTTHKDMDFVLNSVLVLALILALLGIFAYFGYKFHLTGAFFDFFSTRGFTQGARISSTLQYANTFAAFLILPIFISFSYFVHYKRYFLKIIYGIFTLLFLFALLLTGSRGGIIAFFAVLVLYFILAKGKDRKQGLMYLVVLIGVFAVFAIFKKDLILPLLQSVINRLKELFAFLGGAQNLSLGARETMVKDSLNILKDYPVFGTGNGTYQYVYAKYRSIYFFSKFPHSIFFQVLDELGIAGAVAFVYMLFSLFKKGFLVLKRNYNILLVGLYAGLAGILLHAFVDFDWSLMFMSLLFFFGFGLLVSQGKKEYFVFKCPILAKVNKQKNLREVKSYKVKSNDGKKVTALVIVTVVLFLLFLFPFIAARGNSNAKASTGKISWQETINQYKSSIALDPLTAEYHYDLAHFNFEMLIPSAPDPTQFVNEAINEYNAAIKRCPEFFLYHFELARLYLQMNNEKAIDEFTKAVELNPMDAGGHASLGFAYLNLRQDTIMSKIQFEKALELDPKNADVYLGFGGLYEEFNDIEKAIENYELAIKYNSKNAYAYYRLGVIYKDEGKLPEAVHNLFYALQYNPNLKEAQTEYEKFAPIITIANPRAKEDIKVGTAYEIKWFSSNIDNIEYYNMVLIPLKGETITIASGLAKDVFSYRYRLPADLEIGEYRIRIYAMAPKFMENKFGNWLSYKEVVVNITH